The Saccharopolyspora gloriosae genome has a segment encoding these proteins:
- a CDS encoding FadR/GntR family transcriptional regulator, whose amino-acid sequence MSGGLHGQVVDVLGHEISAGEHPPGTVLRIDGLEQRFGISRSVAREVVRTLASIRLVVSRKRVGVVVRPRAEWNTFDPALIRWLLAVDRSAQVRTLVELRTAVEPVAAAAAARHADHEQAARLVGLAERMVVTARSGDLETFLEADVGFHGLVLAASGNEMFAQLRDVFGEVLRWRTGHGLMPEHPKPVAVRLHCEIAECIRGGDPARAESAMRELVQEAFEGTLERLDTERQGDQ is encoded by the coding sequence GTGAGCGGCGGATTGCACGGGCAGGTGGTCGACGTGCTCGGCCACGAGATCAGCGCGGGCGAGCACCCGCCGGGCACCGTGTTGCGCATTGACGGGCTGGAACAGCGCTTCGGCATCTCCCGCAGCGTCGCCCGCGAGGTGGTGCGCACGCTCGCGTCGATCAGGCTGGTCGTCAGCCGCAAGCGCGTCGGCGTGGTGGTGCGGCCGCGCGCCGAGTGGAACACCTTCGACCCGGCGCTGATCCGCTGGCTGCTGGCCGTGGACCGGTCGGCGCAGGTGCGGACCCTGGTGGAGCTGCGCACCGCCGTCGAACCCGTCGCCGCCGCCGCGGCCGCCCGGCACGCCGACCACGAGCAGGCCGCCCGCCTGGTCGGCTTGGCCGAACGGATGGTCGTCACCGCCCGCTCCGGTGACCTGGAGACCTTCCTGGAGGCCGACGTCGGCTTCCACGGCCTGGTGCTGGCCGCATCGGGCAACGAGATGTTCGCGCAGCTGCGCGACGTGTTCGGCGAGGTGCTGCGCTGGCGGACCGGTCACGGCCTGATGCCGGAGCACCCGAAACCGGTCGCGGTCCGCCTGCACTGCGAGATCGCCGAATGCATCCGCGGCGGAGATCCCGCCCGCGCCGAGTCGGCGATGCGGGAACTGGTGCAAGAGGCGTTCGAGGGAACCCTCGAACGCCTCGACACCGAGCGGCAGGGCGATCAGTAG
- a CDS encoding transglycosylase SLT domain-containing protein: MSSPDHTFPEALTTPDRTTTPKYPAAVLHRLHDKAAPTLRELWSTGNAIGRLSPKMRTAQIAASVVATGVLSAVLGGAPAAEHAPEFRAAPEAAGHVQPGPVSPPNTGPGLGGAPVDPVDGWIGQATAVLEAHGVPRDEINPEALRTIILHESGGDPMAANGWDSNASAGTPSKGLMQTIEPTFHSFAVPGHQDIWNPVDNIVAATRYSIDRYGSVSNVPGVVGVGSGGGYEGY; encoded by the coding sequence GTGAGTTCCCCCGACCACACCTTCCCCGAGGCCCTGACCACCCCCGACCGCACCACCACCCCGAAGTACCCGGCCGCTGTGCTGCACCGGCTCCACGACAAGGCGGCCCCGACGCTGCGCGAGCTGTGGAGCACCGGCAACGCCATCGGCCGCCTCAGCCCGAAGATGCGGACCGCGCAGATCGCGGCCTCCGTAGTCGCCACCGGCGTGCTCAGCGCCGTGCTCGGCGGCGCCCCCGCGGCGGAACACGCCCCCGAGTTCCGCGCCGCTCCCGAAGCGGCCGGGCACGTCCAGCCCGGACCGGTGAGTCCCCCGAACACCGGTCCGGGACTGGGCGGTGCGCCCGTCGACCCCGTGGACGGCTGGATCGGCCAGGCCACCGCGGTGTTGGAGGCGCACGGCGTGCCGCGCGACGAGATCAACCCGGAGGCGCTGCGCACGATCATCCTGCACGAGTCCGGCGGCGACCCGATGGCCGCGAACGGCTGGGACTCGAACGCTTCGGCGGGCACCCCGTCGAAGGGCCTGATGCAGACGATCGAACCGACGTTCCACTCGTTCGCCGTGCCCGGGCACCAGGACATCTGGAACCCGGTGGACAACATCGTCGCCGCCACCCGGTACTCCATCGACCGGTACGGATCGGTGTCGAACGTGCCCGGCGTCGTCGGCGTCGGCTCCGGTGGTGGCTACGAGGGCTACTGA
- a CDS encoding LuxR C-terminal-related transcriptional regulator — protein sequence MVSSARSARVRESAGNLPVDVTSFVGRRHEITRTKRLLAESRLVTLTGQGGVGKTRLALRVASSMRRIFRDKAWCVNLEELRDGTLLAEAAVEQLSLGGPSSGTDVDAVVEHLRHREMLLVLDNCEHVIEDAALFVDSVLRWCPGVRILATSRQSLGVAGEATLVVPPMQIPDLNEPPPPESYEQFSSVRLFLDRARSTVPDFEVTAEDGAVLMRLCARLDGNPLAIELAALRLRSLSLHQLEERLVERFALLSEGRRGSPTRQQSLRALIDWSYELCSEQDRIAWARVSVFAGSFGLAAAEHVASDGLSRVDVLGAMHSLVDQSILVREEEAGEVRFRLLHALRDYGQERLEAAGEPQRVLARHRDWYAEVAERFAADWLGPHQPAWVRELRLDLDNLRLALDTAVHERATAPGGLRLAARLTPFWSLRGLNGEARHWLELALAHVPPDTPERPAGLRANAWFALVQGDTAAAAPLLDEAEALATEHDDEFEVAYVTQIRGMAAFFRDDLAAAEELLADALGRFHDLEAARGEWFGLFALGLVKGLRGDRDGGIALLRECIEAATGRGELLWRSAALWASAHIEILRGASARAETAAKEALRLQRSLDNRLASAFTIDILAWIAHGLGRDERAARLFGAASAVWDAVRAAPEFYGRFRTTHDEYEHGARRALGDRAYREAFDRGYEMSPDAAVDYALELKRTTRSVAPDELTATTLTKREREIAELVAQGRTNKEIAETLVIAQRTVEGHVQHILTKLDFSSRAQIAGWLAGRRAY from the coding sequence GTGGTCTCCAGTGCGCGGTCGGCCCGCGTCCGCGAGTCGGCGGGCAACCTACCGGTCGACGTCACCAGCTTCGTCGGCCGGCGTCATGAGATCACCCGGACCAAACGCCTGCTCGCCGAATCCCGGCTGGTCACCCTCACCGGCCAAGGCGGTGTCGGCAAGACCCGGCTGGCGTTGCGGGTGGCCTCCAGCATGCGGCGGATCTTCCGGGACAAGGCTTGGTGCGTGAACCTGGAGGAGCTCCGCGACGGCACGCTGCTCGCCGAAGCCGCCGTCGAACAGCTCAGCCTCGGCGGGCCGTCGTCGGGCACCGATGTGGACGCCGTCGTCGAACACCTGCGGCACCGGGAGATGCTGCTGGTGCTGGACAACTGCGAACACGTCATCGAAGACGCCGCGCTGTTCGTGGATTCGGTGCTGCGCTGGTGCCCCGGCGTGCGCATCCTCGCCACCAGCAGGCAGTCGCTGGGCGTGGCCGGGGAGGCGACCCTGGTGGTGCCGCCGATGCAGATCCCCGACTTGAACGAACCGCCGCCACCGGAGTCCTACGAGCAGTTCTCCTCGGTACGGCTGTTCCTGGACCGGGCGCGCTCGACGGTGCCGGACTTCGAAGTCACCGCCGAGGACGGCGCGGTGCTGATGCGGCTGTGCGCGCGGCTCGACGGCAACCCGCTGGCGATCGAACTCGCCGCGTTGCGGCTGCGGTCGCTGTCGCTGCACCAGCTGGAGGAACGGCTAGTCGAACGGTTCGCCCTGCTCAGCGAGGGGCGACGCGGCTCACCTACCCGGCAGCAGAGCCTGCGGGCGTTGATCGACTGGAGCTACGAGCTGTGCTCCGAGCAAGACCGGATCGCGTGGGCACGGGTGTCGGTGTTCGCCGGGAGCTTCGGGCTGGCCGCCGCCGAACACGTGGCCAGCGACGGCCTCAGCCGCGTCGACGTGCTGGGCGCGATGCACTCGCTGGTGGACCAGTCGATCCTGGTGCGCGAAGAGGAAGCCGGTGAGGTGCGGTTCCGGCTGCTGCACGCGCTGCGGGACTACGGGCAGGAACGCCTCGAAGCCGCCGGGGAGCCGCAGCGGGTGCTGGCGCGGCATCGCGACTGGTACGCGGAGGTCGCCGAACGGTTCGCCGCGGACTGGCTCGGCCCGCACCAGCCCGCGTGGGTGCGGGAACTGCGGCTCGACCTGGACAACCTGCGGCTCGCGCTGGACACGGCGGTGCACGAGCGGGCGACCGCGCCCGGCGGATTGCGGCTGGCGGCGCGGCTCACGCCGTTCTGGAGCCTCCGGGGGCTCAACGGGGAAGCGCGGCACTGGCTGGAGCTCGCGCTCGCGCACGTCCCGCCGGACACGCCCGAGCGGCCCGCCGGCCTGCGCGCCAACGCGTGGTTCGCACTGGTGCAGGGCGATACGGCCGCCGCTGCGCCCCTGCTGGATGAGGCCGAGGCGTTGGCGACCGAACACGACGACGAGTTCGAAGTCGCCTACGTGACGCAGATCCGGGGCATGGCGGCGTTCTTCCGCGACGACCTCGCGGCGGCCGAGGAACTGCTGGCCGACGCGCTCGGCCGGTTCCACGACTTGGAGGCCGCCCGCGGGGAATGGTTCGGCTTGTTCGCGCTGGGCCTGGTCAAAGGGCTCCGCGGCGATCGGGACGGCGGCATCGCGCTGCTGCGGGAATGCATCGAGGCCGCCACCGGCCGCGGCGAGCTGCTCTGGCGGTCCGCGGCGTTGTGGGCGAGCGCGCACATCGAGATCCTGCGCGGTGCCTCGGCCCGGGCGGAGACCGCGGCGAAGGAGGCGCTGCGGTTGCAGCGCAGCCTGGACAACCGGCTCGCCAGCGCGTTCACCATCGACATCCTGGCGTGGATCGCGCACGGGCTGGGCCGCGACGAGCGGGCGGCCCGCCTGTTCGGGGCGGCGTCGGCCGTGTGGGACGCGGTACGGGCCGCGCCGGAGTTCTACGGGCGGTTCCGGACCACGCACGACGAGTACGAGCACGGCGCACGCCGGGCGCTCGGCGACCGCGCCTACCGGGAGGCGTTCGACCGCGGCTACGAGATGTCACCGGACGCGGCGGTGGATTACGCGCTGGAACTCAAGCGGACCACGCGGAGCGTGGCCCCGGACGAGCTGACCGCGACGACGCTGACCAAGCGGGAACGGGAGATCGCCGAACTCGTCGCGCAGGGCCGGACGAACAAGGAGATCGCGGAGACGCTGGTCATCGCGCAGCGCACGGTGGAAGGCCACGTGCAGCACATCCTGACCAAGCTCGACTTCTCCTCCCGCGCCCAGATCGCCGGGTGGCTGGCGGGACGCCGCGCCTATTGA
- a CDS encoding macrolide 2'-phosphotransferase, with protein sequence MITEVAREHGLDVRINEVNETGWDFRVHLATARDGTRWVLREPRRAEVAERIGTEERLLAVLRPLLPVELPRWEVCAPDLIAYRRLAGEPLAAEDPITVAMPRLVVREHYLARLGEVIAALHEVPPAAVAATGIDVRGPERLRAEIRSQLADGGNALDLPRPLVSRWRRWLDDDRHWPDEGVPVHRDLSPNHTLVDGTGALTGLLDWADAGIDDPVNDFAAPLAAFGPDGLDRLLTAYRAAGGRAGETLREHVVELTAFRRTVSLGLHGLRTGQARFVDLARSRLAAASR encoded by the coding sequence ATGATCACCGAGGTGGCTCGCGAGCACGGCTTGGACGTGCGCATCAACGAGGTGAACGAGACCGGATGGGACTTCCGCGTGCACCTCGCGACCGCCCGCGACGGCACCCGGTGGGTGCTGCGCGAGCCGCGCCGCGCTGAGGTGGCCGAACGGATCGGAACCGAAGAACGGCTGCTGGCGGTGCTGCGGCCGCTGCTGCCGGTGGAGCTGCCGCGCTGGGAGGTCTGCGCGCCGGACCTCATCGCCTACCGGCGGCTGGCCGGGGAACCGCTCGCCGCCGAGGACCCGATCACCGTCGCGATGCCGCGGCTCGTGGTCCGGGAGCACTACCTGGCTCGGCTCGGCGAGGTGATCGCGGCGCTGCACGAAGTTCCCCCCGCCGCCGTCGCCGCCACCGGGATCGACGTGCGCGGGCCGGAACGTCTGCGTGCGGAAATCCGCTCCCAGCTCGCGGACGGCGGCAACGCGCTGGACCTGCCCAGGCCGCTGGTGAGCCGCTGGCGGCGGTGGCTGGACGACGACCGGCACTGGCCGGACGAGGGCGTCCCGGTGCACCGCGACCTCAGCCCGAACCACACGCTGGTGGACGGCACCGGTGCCTTGACCGGGCTGCTCGACTGGGCCGACGCGGGGATCGACGATCCGGTGAACGACTTCGCCGCCCCGCTCGCCGCGTTCGGTCCGGACGGGCTGGACCGGCTGCTGACCGCCTACCGCGCCGCGGGCGGGCGGGCCGGGGAAACACTGCGGGAGCACGTCGTGGAACTCACCGCGTTCCGCCGCACCGTGTCGCTGGGGTTGCACGGACTGCGCACCGGGCAGGCACGCTTCGTCGATCTCGCCCGCTCCCGACTGGCCGCCGCAAGCCGTTGA
- a CDS encoding DinB family protein has translation MTGTDAKDDLHQYLREAREALLWKLDGLSEYDLRRPLTPTGTNLLGLIKHVASVTAGYFGAVFDRPFPEPMPWIESGRDENDDMWATAEESREQIIGLYHRAWAHADETIEALPLDATGRVPWWPAERGGMTLHRILCHMLSEIARHAGHADIVRELIDGSAGRRPDNTNIPPLNEQWWLDYHDRLDRTARATRA, from the coding sequence ATGACGGGAACCGATGCCAAAGATGACCTCCACCAGTACCTGCGCGAGGCCCGCGAAGCTCTGCTGTGGAAGCTCGACGGGCTCTCCGAGTACGACCTCCGGCGTCCGCTGACGCCGACCGGGACGAACCTGCTCGGCCTGATCAAGCACGTCGCGAGCGTGACGGCGGGCTACTTCGGCGCCGTTTTCGACCGCCCGTTCCCGGAGCCGATGCCGTGGATCGAGAGCGGCCGCGACGAGAACGACGACATGTGGGCGACCGCCGAGGAATCGCGGGAGCAGATCATCGGGCTCTACCACCGGGCTTGGGCGCACGCGGACGAGACGATCGAAGCGTTGCCGCTGGACGCGACGGGCCGAGTGCCGTGGTGGCCGGCGGAACGCGGCGGCATGACCTTGCACCGGATCCTGTGCCACATGCTGTCCGAGATCGCGCGGCACGCGGGGCACGCCGACATCGTCCGCGAACTCATCGACGGTTCGGCGGGCAGGCGCCCCGACAACACCAACATTCCGCCGCTGAACGAGCAGTGGTGGCTGGACTACCACGACCGCCTCGACCGGACCGCCCGCGCGACCCGCGCTTGA
- a CDS encoding DUF2461 domain-containing protein, with amino-acid sequence MRFEGFGDGAVEFYEGLEADNSKAYWSDQLAVYREQVRAPMEALLAELESEFAAGVDSSGASGKGKVFRPHRDVRFSPDKSPYKTHCGAVIEAGRGGGAYYVEVGAAGMLVAGGCFHTESDQLARYRAAVDEPVHGERLREILAALGSRWEITGDTLATRPRGVPADHPRLELLRHRTLYAARRWEPDDLLHERGCVSRVRKGWRELRELNQWCADHVGPSDRRR; translated from the coding sequence GTGCGGTTCGAGGGATTCGGGGACGGGGCTGTCGAGTTCTACGAGGGACTTGAAGCCGACAACTCCAAGGCGTACTGGAGCGATCAGCTCGCCGTGTACCGGGAGCAGGTGCGCGCTCCGATGGAGGCGTTGCTCGCCGAGCTGGAATCGGAGTTCGCCGCCGGAGTCGACTCCAGCGGCGCGAGCGGCAAGGGCAAGGTGTTCCGGCCGCACCGGGACGTGCGGTTCAGCCCGGACAAGTCGCCGTACAAGACCCATTGCGGCGCCGTGATCGAAGCCGGGCGCGGCGGCGGCGCCTACTACGTCGAGGTCGGCGCGGCGGGAATGCTCGTCGCGGGCGGTTGCTTCCACACCGAATCCGATCAGCTCGCGCGCTACCGCGCGGCGGTGGACGAACCGGTGCACGGGGAGCGGTTGCGCGAGATCCTCGCCGCGCTCGGCTCACGCTGGGAGATCACCGGTGACACCCTCGCCACCCGTCCGCGCGGAGTGCCCGCCGATCACCCGCGGCTGGAGCTGCTGCGGCATCGCACGCTCTACGCCGCGCGCCGCTGGGAACCGGACGACCTGCTGCACGAGCGGGGCTGCGTGAGCCGAGTCCGCAAGGGCTGGCGGGAGCTGCGCGAACTCAACCAGTGGTGCGCCGACCACGTAGGACCGTCCGACCGACGGCGATGA
- a CDS encoding VanZ family protein — MLNHYRPRPGQLLFGVICAISLIILFTPDSGVPSAPPGTDKVVHFVLFAALAGGGIAARIPLLPLAAGLVGYAALSEVLQAVLPLGRSGNVQDALVDVLGAVAALLVIAVGRTVLRGRRTTG; from the coding sequence GTGCTGAATCATTACAGGCCACGGCCCGGTCAACTGCTCTTCGGGGTGATCTGCGCGATCAGCCTGATCATCTTGTTCACCCCGGACTCAGGGGTTCCCTCGGCTCCGCCGGGCACCGACAAGGTCGTGCACTTCGTGCTGTTCGCCGCGCTGGCCGGTGGCGGGATCGCCGCTCGGATCCCGCTGCTCCCCCTGGCCGCGGGGCTGGTCGGCTACGCGGCGCTGTCCGAGGTGCTGCAGGCGGTGCTGCCGCTGGGCCGCAGCGGCAACGTGCAGGACGCGCTGGTCGACGTGCTCGGCGCCGTGGCGGCGCTGCTGGTCATCGCCGTCGGTCGGACGGTCCTACGTGGTCGGCGCACCACTGGTTGA
- the pyk gene encoding pyruvate kinase: MSRRAKIVCTMGPATASPEKVAELVSSGMDVARLNFSHGSHSDHQQVYDLVRTAAKESGRAVGILGDLQGPKIRLGKFADGPVEWNTGDVVRITIDDVQGTHDRVSTTYKGLAADAKVGDRVLVDDGKVGLTVSAIEGNDVVLDVVEGGPVSDNKGLSMPGMDVSVPAMSEKDIADLEFALQLGVDFIALSFVRSPADIDLVHQVMDRVGRRLPVIAKLEKPEAVDNLEAIVLAFDGVMVARGDLGVELPLEHVPLVQKKAIRIARENAKPVIVATQMLDSMIHNSRPTRAETSDVANAVLDGTDAVMLSGETSVGDYPIETVQTMSRIVEAVEDGSPTPPALSHVPRTKRGVISYAARDIGERLSAKALVAFSQSGDTVRRLARLHTRLPLLAFTPEESVRSQLALTWGTETFLVPKVDTTDQMVRQVDQAMLSLGRSQRGDMVVVVAGSPPGTVGSTNLIRVHRLGEEDHV, encoded by the coding sequence GTGAGTCGACGAGCCAAGATCGTTTGTACCATGGGCCCCGCCACCGCCTCACCGGAGAAGGTGGCCGAGCTCGTCAGCAGCGGAATGGACGTCGCCCGGTTGAATTTCAGCCACGGCAGCCACAGCGACCACCAGCAGGTTTACGACCTGGTGCGGACAGCCGCAAAGGAAAGTGGCCGTGCCGTGGGCATCCTCGGCGACCTGCAAGGACCGAAGATCCGCCTCGGCAAGTTCGCGGATGGTCCCGTCGAGTGGAACACCGGCGACGTCGTGCGAATCACGATCGACGACGTGCAAGGCACTCATGATCGTGTTTCCACCACCTACAAAGGCCTGGCCGCCGATGCCAAGGTCGGCGACCGGGTTCTGGTCGACGACGGCAAGGTCGGCCTGACCGTCTCCGCCATCGAGGGCAATGACGTCGTGCTCGACGTCGTCGAAGGCGGACCCGTTTCCGACAACAAGGGCCTGTCCATGCCCGGCATGGACGTCTCCGTTCCCGCGATGTCCGAAAAGGACATTGCGGACCTGGAGTTCGCACTGCAGCTCGGCGTGGACTTCATCGCGCTGTCGTTCGTGCGCAGCCCTGCCGACATCGACCTGGTGCACCAGGTGATGGACCGCGTCGGGCGCCGGCTTCCGGTGATCGCGAAGCTGGAGAAGCCCGAAGCGGTGGACAACCTGGAGGCCATCGTGCTGGCCTTCGACGGCGTCATGGTCGCCCGCGGTGACCTCGGCGTCGAGCTCCCGCTCGAGCATGTGCCCTTGGTGCAGAAGAAGGCGATCCGGATCGCGCGGGAGAACGCGAAGCCGGTCATCGTCGCCACCCAGATGCTCGACTCGATGATCCACAACTCGCGGCCGACCCGCGCCGAGACCTCGGACGTGGCCAACGCCGTGCTCGATGGCACCGACGCGGTGATGCTCTCCGGCGAGACGAGCGTCGGTGACTACCCGATCGAGACGGTGCAGACCATGTCGCGCATCGTCGAGGCAGTGGAGGACGGTTCTCCCACGCCGCCGGCGTTGAGCCACGTGCCGCGCACCAAGCGCGGCGTCATCTCCTACGCGGCCCGCGACATCGGGGAGCGGCTCAGCGCGAAGGCGCTGGTCGCGTTCAGCCAGTCCGGCGACACCGTTCGGCGGCTCGCCCGGTTGCACACCCGGCTGCCGCTGCTCGCGTTCACGCCGGAGGAATCGGTCCGTAGTCAGCTCGCTCTCACTTGGGGGACGGAGACGTTCCTCGTGCCTAAAGTGGACACGACCGACCAAATGGTCCGTCAGGTGGATCAGGCGATGCTTTCGCTCGGACGTTCGCAGCGTGGCGACATGGTCGTTGTGGTCGCAGGTTCCCCGCCGGGCACCGTGGGTTCGACGAACCTGATCAGGGTGCACCGTCTTGGCGAGGAAGACCACGTCTGA